The following are encoded together in the Glycine soja cultivar W05 chromosome 5, ASM419377v2, whole genome shotgun sequence genome:
- the LOC114411634 gene encoding protein PLASTID MOVEMENT IMPAIRED 2-like isoform X1: MDGSASKPGHTTRGVGLVKASVNLYGNRIEDVNSPSLKKYFSTKQSSKAKELHRASKDMVRYKETKRVAESAKAQAEAKLSNAKQTVKDLFSMIGESSYKAKARMRDVAPLKEYGKPSKNDDDNEYSQVMRELEHAKREFFQLKLDVASVLEEKQRAEKEIEASRSSMLSFSRVAQKLRKEIEEASEEQVVVELARMDALNEMRDIEALENTRNRLKEAIEEINESKELEMKLATTLSDIDMLKNELNFVKKRVERGESMEHVEGESRDVGVLETATEEIEAAKKDLASIREQGFKFMASMDVTRNELKHVNTATVHLKNTESKMGAKVRNLSYKLLRAKSKLEAVSAAEEKAKSIVSNLSQTLDKLKSETEAAKKEKEIINGEVAATKEDIKKALLEIKVSEEGFEGARQELEAVKSSEAIALEKLKILTENVMSMRERISLTKPSSIIIISKFEYEYLRNHARKANEIAEKKVEAAKAWVEAVRASEKEIMMKTKIAAAEAREKRESKKGDKYEYPSRTRPKSMTPSSRGSSKFQKASSPRPVSPFIVKKKKKVIPNWTKIFRGKKNHQQYVAAGKLVTL; the protein is encoded by the exons ATGGATGGCTCAGCCTCAAAGCCTGGTCACACAACAAGAGGAGTTGGTTTGGTTAAAGCTTCTGTTAACTTATATGGCAACAGGATTGAAGATGTCAATAGTCCTTCGctgaaaaaatatttctcaacG AAGCAATCTTCTAAAGCAAAAGAACTCCACAGAGCAAGCAAGGATATGGTTCGATACAAAGAGACCAAACGGGTAGCAGAATCTGCAAAAGCTCAAGCAGAAGCTAAGCTTTCCAATGCCAAACAGACAGTGAAAGACCTTTTCTCTATGATTGGGGAATCTAGCTACAAGGCAAAAGCCCGAATGCGAGATGTGGCACCACTAAAGGAGTATGGGAAACCAAGCaagaatgatgatgataatgagtATTCACAAGTTATGAGAGAATTGGAACATGCTAAACGGGAATTTTTCCAACTTAAGCTTGATGTGGCTTCTGTTTTGGAGGAGAAACAGCGAGCAGAAAAGGAAATCGAAGCATCGAGATCCAGCATGCTGTCCTTCTCAAGAGTAGCACAAAAACTGAGGAAGGAGATTGAGGAAGCCAGTGAAGAACAAGTGGTGGTTGAATTGGCTAGAATGGACGCTTTGAATGAAATGAGAGACATTGAAGCTCTTGAAAATACAAGGAACAGATTGAAAGAGGCCATTGAAGAGATAAATGAGTCAAAAGAGCTTGAAATGAAATTGGCCACGACATTGTCTGATATTGATATGTTGAAGAATGAGTTGAACTTTGTTAAGAAAAGGGTTGAAAGAGGTGAGAGCATGGAGCATGTGGAAGGAGAATCAAGAGATGTTGGTGTTTTAGAGACTGCAACAGAAGAAATAGAGGCAGCAAAGAAGGACTTAGCTTCCATTAGAGAACAAGGTTTTAAGTTTATGGCCTCTATGGATGTTACAAGAAATGAGCTGAAGCATGTGAATACAGCCACGGTTCATTTAAAGAACACTGAATCGAAAATGGGTGCAAAAGTTCGAAACCTCAGTTACAAGCTCTTGAGAGCGAAATCTAAATTAGAAGCGGTGTCTGCTGCAGAGGAAAAGGCCAAATCAATAGTCAGTAACTTGTCCCAAACTCTTGATAAGCTCAAGTCCGAAACAGAAGCagcgaaaaaagaaaaagagatcaTAAATGGAGAGGTTGCAGCCACCAAAGAAGATATTAAAAAGGCCTTGTTGGAGATAAAGGTGAGTGAGGAAGGATTTGAAGGCGCGAGGCAGGAGCTTGAAGCAGTGAAATCATCAGAAGCTATAGCCTTAGAGAAGCTGAAGATTCTTACAGAGAATGTCATGAGCATGAGGGAGAGAATTAGTTTAACAAAGCCTAGTTCCATAATTATCATCTCAAAGTTTGAATATGAGTATTTGAGAAACCATGCAAGGAAGGCAAATGAAATTGCTGAGAAGAAAGTTGAAGCGGCAAAGGCGTGGGTTGAAGCTGTGAGGGCCAGTGAGAAGGAGATAATGATGAAGACTAAGATAGCTGCTGCTGAGgcaagagaaaagagagaatcaAAGAAGGGAGACAAGTATGAGTATCCATCAAGAACAAGGCCAAAGAGCATGACGCCTTCTTCAAGGGGATCATCTAAGTTTCAGAAGGCTTCTTCACCTCGTCCTGTCAGTCCTTTCATtgttaagaagaagaaaaaagttatacCAAATTGGACCAAGATTTTCAGAGGGAAGAAAAACCACCAGCAGTACGTAGCAGCTGGGAAATTAGTAACTTTATGA
- the LOC114411634 gene encoding protein PLASTID MOVEMENT IMPAIRED 2-like isoform X2 → MVRYKETKRVAESAKAQAEAKLSNAKQTVKDLFSMIGESSYKAKARMRDVAPLKEYGKPSKNDDDNEYSQVMRELEHAKREFFQLKLDVASVLEEKQRAEKEIEASRSSMLSFSRVAQKLRKEIEEASEEQVVVELARMDALNEMRDIEALENTRNRLKEAIEEINESKELEMKLATTLSDIDMLKNELNFVKKRVERGESMEHVEGESRDVGVLETATEEIEAAKKDLASIREQGFKFMASMDVTRNELKHVNTATVHLKNTESKMGAKVRNLSYKLLRAKSKLEAVSAAEEKAKSIVSNLSQTLDKLKSETEAAKKEKEIINGEVAATKEDIKKALLEIKVSEEGFEGARQELEAVKSSEAIALEKLKILTENVMSMRERISLTKPSSIIIISKFEYEYLRNHARKANEIAEKKVEAAKAWVEAVRASEKEIMMKTKIAAAEAREKRESKKGDKYEYPSRTRPKSMTPSSRGSSKFQKASSPRPVSPFIVKKKKKVIPNWTKIFRGKKNHQQYVAAGKLVTL, encoded by the coding sequence ATGGTTCGATACAAAGAGACCAAACGGGTAGCAGAATCTGCAAAAGCTCAAGCAGAAGCTAAGCTTTCCAATGCCAAACAGACAGTGAAAGACCTTTTCTCTATGATTGGGGAATCTAGCTACAAGGCAAAAGCCCGAATGCGAGATGTGGCACCACTAAAGGAGTATGGGAAACCAAGCaagaatgatgatgataatgagtATTCACAAGTTATGAGAGAATTGGAACATGCTAAACGGGAATTTTTCCAACTTAAGCTTGATGTGGCTTCTGTTTTGGAGGAGAAACAGCGAGCAGAAAAGGAAATCGAAGCATCGAGATCCAGCATGCTGTCCTTCTCAAGAGTAGCACAAAAACTGAGGAAGGAGATTGAGGAAGCCAGTGAAGAACAAGTGGTGGTTGAATTGGCTAGAATGGACGCTTTGAATGAAATGAGAGACATTGAAGCTCTTGAAAATACAAGGAACAGATTGAAAGAGGCCATTGAAGAGATAAATGAGTCAAAAGAGCTTGAAATGAAATTGGCCACGACATTGTCTGATATTGATATGTTGAAGAATGAGTTGAACTTTGTTAAGAAAAGGGTTGAAAGAGGTGAGAGCATGGAGCATGTGGAAGGAGAATCAAGAGATGTTGGTGTTTTAGAGACTGCAACAGAAGAAATAGAGGCAGCAAAGAAGGACTTAGCTTCCATTAGAGAACAAGGTTTTAAGTTTATGGCCTCTATGGATGTTACAAGAAATGAGCTGAAGCATGTGAATACAGCCACGGTTCATTTAAAGAACACTGAATCGAAAATGGGTGCAAAAGTTCGAAACCTCAGTTACAAGCTCTTGAGAGCGAAATCTAAATTAGAAGCGGTGTCTGCTGCAGAGGAAAAGGCCAAATCAATAGTCAGTAACTTGTCCCAAACTCTTGATAAGCTCAAGTCCGAAACAGAAGCagcgaaaaaagaaaaagagatcaTAAATGGAGAGGTTGCAGCCACCAAAGAAGATATTAAAAAGGCCTTGTTGGAGATAAAGGTGAGTGAGGAAGGATTTGAAGGCGCGAGGCAGGAGCTTGAAGCAGTGAAATCATCAGAAGCTATAGCCTTAGAGAAGCTGAAGATTCTTACAGAGAATGTCATGAGCATGAGGGAGAGAATTAGTTTAACAAAGCCTAGTTCCATAATTATCATCTCAAAGTTTGAATATGAGTATTTGAGAAACCATGCAAGGAAGGCAAATGAAATTGCTGAGAAGAAAGTTGAAGCGGCAAAGGCGTGGGTTGAAGCTGTGAGGGCCAGTGAGAAGGAGATAATGATGAAGACTAAGATAGCTGCTGCTGAGgcaagagaaaagagagaatcaAAGAAGGGAGACAAGTATGAGTATCCATCAAGAACAAGGCCAAAGAGCATGACGCCTTCTTCAAGGGGATCATCTAAGTTTCAGAAGGCTTCTTCACCTCGTCCTGTCAGTCCTTTCATtgttaagaagaagaaaaaagttatacCAAATTGGACCAAGATTTTCAGAGGGAAGAAAAACCACCAGCAGTACGTAGCAGCTGGGAAATTAGTAACTTTATGA